A stretch of DNA from Desulfosarcina ovata subsp. ovata:
AGCCTGTTTGAGAAGTCTGGATCAGGCCCGATAACAAGGCGGAACGTGGCTCGAAAGCGGAGCATATACGTAATATGTGAGCATTTTGAGACACTTTCCAACGCCGTTAGCGGGCCTTAGACGGATTTATCAAACAGGCTCTCAGATAGGGAATGCTCACCCGGCCCCGGCTGTTCAACGCCCTAGTGGCTATGGGTGAGAAGCTCCAGGGGATTTTCTCCCGCCCGGCGGACGAACTGCTGGGATCGTCCTGCTTCAAGATCATGTCGCCCCTGATCGGGGACCGCCATTTTCTGCCCCTGGCCGAGAAGCCGTTTCGTAAGAGGGTGCCCCGCCTGCATGATGCAATTGACCGACATGCTCTCGCAGCATGGGGCTCGCATCAATGTTCGCCATCCGTATGTGACCTGGATTACCGGGCCGGCCCCATTTCTGGAAAGCAAATTGGCGGATGTGGCGGCGACGAACGCGGACCTTTTGGTCACCGAGTGCCCGGGGTGCGTCATGCAATTGCGCGGCGGTGCTGAGAAAAAGGGGATGAAACTTTCGGTCAAACACATTGCCGAAGCGATGGTACAGGCTTTGGAGAAAACCTGAGCCGATAAAATGCGATTGCCTGCAACCACTCGATGCCGTCAGCTGAAAAAGTAGCGGAAGTCCGGATAAAAAATCGCCACGAGAAACAAAATCGTGCTGATGAGAATCGTCAGCACGCCGAAAAGTTTGATGCCTTCCGCCGACCAGCGGGATGCAAAGATATTGATCAGGAAGCCCGACGCGAAGGTCCCTTCCAGCCATTCGGCGCCTCCCCAGCGGACCACCCACAGCCAGAAGAGCAGATTGAGCAGGTAGCAGGCAACGAGTTCGGTCAGGGACATTTACTTCCTCTTTTCTGCCTATGGAATGAGGCAGTCCAAAAAACATTATCTCAACGTCTATGGAATCGATTGAACGTGGTGTCCCGCTTCAGCAAGCGCGTTGATGGCGCGCTTTAAATTGGAATCCTTGACAAGCACATAGT
This window harbors:
- a CDS encoding heterodisulfide reductase-related iron-sulfur binding cluster — encoded protein: MMQLTDMLSQHGARINVRHPYVTWITGPAPFLESKLADVAATNADLLVTECPGCVMQLRGGAEKKGMKLSVKHIAEAMVQALEKT